From the genome of Psychroserpens ponticola, one region includes:
- a CDS encoding HD family phosphohydrolase gives MEDLINKWYKNHSLFYKVLLFLSTTFLIVYLFPKSGKFKYNFDKGKPWQSENLYAPFDFAIKKSFEEIDEEEQDIKDASPIYFDIKTKTKFEVLEMYALNFENKFSDTIPKKRVLYDVGKSAVETLYGYGVLDEDYKYPENKNIILVEDQKLISRTTFDQLTKIDEFRTILEDALIYNDLSSYKTTFVSLFFDIVKSNVSINSSLTDNALQEELNSISTVRGSIEKETLIISKGEIVEGNKYDILKSLETEYESQVWNASNYNLVLFAYALLVALALLMLLLFLRKYRIEVFLDNTKVTFIFFNILLMILLTTLIIKYNSSQVYVIPLCILPLVLKAFFDARLGLFAHVLTVLLLGFIVPNSYEYMFLQIIAGIVTILTVSELYKRANLFISVGQITLIYIIAYFAFFVIHEGNITNLKLETFGLFILCGLATLFVQPLIYIYEKLFGLVSDVSLLELSDTNTKLLKELSNKAPGTFHHSLNVANLAEASANEIGANAMLVRVGALYHDIGKMKSPTYFTENQATGINPHDELSSKESSKIIIDHVIDGIEIAKKNNLPDRVIDFIRTHHGTSMVYYFYMKEKALNENTSEDDFRYPGPKPYSKETAILMMCDSVEAASKSLKEPSSSKIDKFVESIIAKQMDDGQFLNANITFKEIQSIKKVLKTKLANIFHLRIEYPE, from the coding sequence ATGGAAGATTTAATTAATAAATGGTATAAAAATCATTCACTTTTTTATAAAGTGCTTTTGTTTTTAAGCACTACATTTTTAATTGTATACCTATTTCCAAAAAGTGGAAAGTTTAAATATAATTTTGATAAAGGTAAACCTTGGCAATCTGAAAATCTGTATGCACCTTTTGATTTTGCTATAAAAAAATCGTTTGAAGAAATAGATGAAGAAGAACAAGACATTAAGGATGCTAGTCCTATATATTTTGATATAAAGACAAAGACCAAATTTGAAGTTTTAGAAATGTATGCTCTAAATTTTGAAAATAAATTTTCAGATACCATACCTAAAAAAAGAGTGTTATATGATGTAGGAAAGTCTGCTGTAGAAACTTTATATGGCTATGGTGTTCTTGATGAGGATTATAAATATCCTGAAAATAAAAACATCATTTTAGTTGAAGATCAGAAGCTAATTTCAAGAACTACTTTTGATCAATTAACAAAGATTGATGAATTTAGAACAATTTTAGAAGATGCTTTAATTTATAACGATTTATCATCTTATAAAACCACATTTGTATCGTTGTTTTTTGATATAGTTAAATCTAATGTATCAATAAATTCATCACTTACTGATAATGCACTTCAAGAAGAATTAAACAGTATTTCGACTGTTAGAGGAAGTATAGAAAAAGAAACCTTGATTATTTCTAAAGGAGAGATTGTTGAAGGTAATAAATATGATATTTTAAAATCTCTTGAAACAGAGTATGAATCTCAAGTTTGGAATGCCTCAAACTATAACTTAGTTCTTTTTGCATATGCTTTACTTGTAGCTTTGGCACTTCTAATGCTACTGCTTTTCTTACGTAAGTATAGAATTGAAGTCTTTTTAGATAATACTAAAGTCACCTTTATTTTCTTCAATATATTATTGATGATTTTGTTGACAACCCTTATTATTAAATACAATTCTAGTCAAGTTTATGTCATCCCTTTATGTATTCTTCCTTTAGTTTTAAAAGCATTTTTTGATGCACGATTAGGATTGTTTGCTCATGTATTAACTGTTTTGCTATTAGGCTTTATAGTTCCTAATAGTTATGAGTATATGTTTTTACAAATTATCGCAGGTATAGTTACTATATTAACAGTTTCAGAATTATATAAGCGAGCGAATTTATTTATTTCTGTAGGTCAGATTACACTCATATATATTATAGCATATTTTGCATTTTTTGTAATTCATGAAGGAAATATCACAAACTTAAAACTTGAAACTTTCGGGCTTTTTATTTTATGCGGATTAGCGACATTGTTTGTTCAGCCGTTAATTTATATTTATGAAAAATTATTCGGTTTAGTTTCAGATGTGTCACTTTTAGAGCTTTCAGATACAAATACTAAGCTTTTAAAGGAGTTGTCAAATAAAGCGCCTGGGACTTTTCACCATTCTTTAAATGTTGCAAATTTAGCTGAAGCCTCTGCAAATGAAATTGGTGCTAATGCAATGTTGGTTAGAGTAGGAGCTTTATATCATGATATTGGTAAAATGAAATCTCCTACCTATTTTACAGAAAACCAAGCTACTGGAATCAACCCTCATGATGAGTTGTCTTCAAAGGAAAGTTCAAAAATTATTATTGACCATGTTATAGATGGAATTGAGATCGCTAAGAAAAATAATTTACCAGATCGTGTTATCGATTTTATTAGAACCCATCATGGAACAAGTATGGTATATTACTTTTATATGAAAGAGAAAGCACTTAATGAAAATACCAGTGAAGATGATTTTAGATATCCTGGTCCTAAACCATATAGTAAGGAAACTGCAATTTTAATGATGTGTGACAGTGTTGAAGCAGCTTCAAAAAGTTTAAAGGAACCGTCTTCTTCTAAAATTGATAAGTTTGTTGAATCTATAATAGCAAAGCAAATGGATGATGGGCAATTCTTGAATGCAAATATTACATTTAAAGAAATACAATCTATTAAGAAAGTCCTTAAAACGAAGTTAGCCAACATATTCCATCTTAGAATAGAATACCCAGAATAA
- a CDS encoding acetyl-CoA C-acyltransferase, protein MSKEVVIVSAARTPIGSFLGALSTVPAPKLGATAIKGALDKINLKPEMVQEVLMGNVVQAGTGQAPARQAAIYAGIPDSVPCTTINKVCASGMKAVMQAVQSIALGDADIIVAGGMENMSLIPHYYHARTGTKFGPATMEDGMQKDGLVDAYDKNAMGVCADACASEYNFSREDQDAFAIQSYNRSAAAWDAGKFNNEVVPVEVPQRRGDAIIVSKDEEYSNVRMEKIPALRPAFTKEGTVTAANASTINDGAGAMVLMSKDKAEELGLKPLATIKGYADAAQEPKWFTTAPAKALPKALDKAGISIDDVDYFEFNEAFSVVGLANMKLLGLTDSNVNVNGGAVSLGHPLGCSGVRILITLLNVLEQNNAKTGAAAICNGGGGASAVVLERN, encoded by the coding sequence ATGAGTAAAGAAGTCGTAATTGTTTCCGCTGCAAGAACACCTATAGGAAGTTTTTTAGGTGCTTTATCAACAGTTCCAGCTCCCAAACTTGGAGCTACAGCAATAAAAGGAGCTTTAGATAAGATCAATTTAAAACCAGAAATGGTACAAGAAGTGTTGATGGGTAATGTTGTTCAGGCTGGGACTGGACAAGCTCCAGCAAGACAAGCTGCTATTTATGCTGGCATACCTGATTCTGTTCCGTGTACGACTATAAATAAAGTATGTGCTTCTGGCATGAAAGCCGTAATGCAAGCGGTACAATCTATAGCGCTAGGTGATGCAGATATTATTGTTGCTGGCGGAATGGAAAACATGAGTTTAATACCTCATTATTACCACGCAAGAACTGGAACTAAATTTGGTCCTGCTACCATGGAAGATGGAATGCAAAAAGACGGATTAGTTGATGCTTACGATAAAAATGCTATGGGAGTTTGTGCAGATGCCTGTGCTTCTGAATACAATTTTTCACGTGAAGATCAAGATGCTTTTGCTATTCAATCATATAATCGTTCTGCTGCTGCTTGGGACGCTGGAAAATTTAATAATGAAGTTGTTCCTGTAGAAGTGCCTCAACGTCGTGGTGATGCAATCATTGTGTCTAAAGATGAAGAATACAGCAATGTTAGAATGGAAAAAATACCTGCTTTGCGTCCTGCTTTTACTAAAGAAGGAACTGTTACTGCAGCAAATGCTTCAACAATTAATGATGGAGCTGGCGCAATGGTATTAATGAGTAAAGATAAAGCTGAAGAATTAGGATTAAAACCACTAGCTACTATTAAAGGTTATGCTGATGCTGCACAAGAACCGAAATGGTTTACGACTGCACCTGCTAAAGCGCTACCTAAAGCATTAGATAAGGCTGGGATTTCAATAGATGATGTAGATTATTTTGAATTCAATGAAGCTTTTTCTGTTGTAGGTCTTGCCAATATGAAACTACTCGGACTTACTGATAGTAATGTAAATGTAAATGGAGGCGCTGTTTCGTTAGGACATCCATTAGGTTGTTCTGGTGTTAGAATTTTGATTACATTGCTTAACGTATTAGAACAAAACAATGCTAAAACTGGAGCCGCAGCTATTTGTAATGGTGGTGGTGGTGCTTCTGCTGTAGTATTAGAACGCAATTAA
- a CDS encoding C40 family peptidase — MQYGICNLSIVPLRVEPSDACELISQVLYGEIFKVLEQRKSWSKIRLAYDKYEGWIDNKQYLEITEDEYKSIKIENHMLSNDLVEYIEDENQQLSTIPLGASLNGLSLLKHTFDGRTTSTKHPKENLIKTAFMYLNAPYLWGGKTPFGIDCSGFTQMVYKLNGYNLLRDASQQATQGLALSFIEESEPGDLAFFDNNEGLITHVGIIMEDNYIIHAHGKVRIDRLDHSGIYNIDKNIHTHKLRVIKKII, encoded by the coding sequence ATGCAATACGGAATTTGTAATCTGAGTATTGTTCCACTTAGAGTTGAACCTAGTGACGCTTGCGAGTTGATCTCTCAAGTACTTTATGGTGAAATTTTCAAGGTGCTAGAACAACGTAAATCTTGGAGTAAAATTCGTTTAGCATATGATAAATATGAAGGTTGGATAGATAACAAACAGTATTTAGAAATCACAGAAGATGAATACAAGTCTATTAAGATTGAAAATCACATGCTTTCAAATGATTTAGTAGAATATATTGAAGATGAAAATCAACAATTATCTACAATACCACTTGGAGCTTCTTTAAATGGGTTGAGTCTTCTAAAGCATACGTTTGATGGTCGTACAACGTCTACAAAACACCCTAAAGAAAACCTGATTAAAACTGCATTTATGTATTTAAATGCTCCATATCTTTGGGGAGGAAAAACACCTTTTGGAATTGATTGCTCAGGTTTTACTCAAATGGTATATAAATTAAATGGATACAATTTACTTCGTGATGCTTCACAACAAGCTACTCAAGGCCTTGCATTAAGTTTTATTGAAGAAAGCGAACCTGGAGATCTGGCTTTTTTTGACAATAATGAAGGGCTAATTACACATGTTGGCATTATTATGGAAGATAATTATATCATCCATGCACATGGTAAAGTACGAATTGATCGTTTAGACCATTCTGGCATTTATAATATTGACAAGAATATACATACTCATAAACTTAGAGTTATCAAAAAAATTATATAA
- a CDS encoding tetratricopeptide repeat protein — translation MKKQIIIALALLVSTFSFSQKDELKAAEKAIKSKNFADAKTAIQSAESLIDSADDKMKAKFYFLKGQALYANGAGSNDDTDKAIASFNKVKDIEAKAGKGKYSSNVDELKQQMLANFLTKANTAWQEKRFVESSDGFNKAYRMSTKDTLYLYYAASSAVNAQDYDTSLKLYEELREMGYTGIVKEYSATIKNTGESESFDSKSLRDFALKAGTHIVPKETLTDSKLPLIKKMLADIYIFKGEDDKAIAAIKEARAENPDDATLIIAEANIEYKLGNNDKYKSLMEEAILKDPNNATLRYNVGVMTMKEGEYETARAAFSKALEFDPTMKDAALNISTTYIEEGNKLLEEMNSLGTSSADFERYDELKAQKVNLFQEGANILVEFLEANPEGSNGIFQQLNNIYLAVGEVEKAKMYKAMIKE, via the coding sequence ATGAAAAAACAAATTATAATTGCTTTAGCACTATTAGTTAGTACCTTTTCTTTTTCTCAGAAAGACGAACTAAAAGCAGCTGAGAAAGCAATAAAAAGCAAAAATTTTGCTGATGCTAAAACGGCAATTCAATCAGCAGAATCACTTATAGATTCAGCAGATGATAAGATGAAAGCAAAGTTTTATTTCTTAAAAGGACAAGCGTTATATGCAAATGGTGCTGGATCTAATGACGATACAGATAAAGCTATTGCGAGTTTTAATAAGGTAAAAGATATTGAAGCTAAAGCTGGTAAAGGAAAGTATTCTTCTAACGTAGATGAATTAAAGCAACAAATGCTAGCTAATTTTTTAACTAAGGCAAATACAGCTTGGCAAGAGAAACGTTTTGTTGAGTCTTCAGATGGATTTAACAAAGCATATCGTATGTCTACTAAAGATACCTTATACCTTTATTATGCAGCATCTTCAGCAGTGAATGCACAAGATTATGATACTTCATTAAAATTATATGAAGAGTTAAGAGAGATGGGATATACTGGTATTGTTAAGGAGTACTCAGCTACGATTAAAAATACTGGTGAGTCTGAAAGTTTTGATAGTAAATCTTTAAGAGATTTTGCTTTAAAGGCTGGAACTCATATTGTTCCTAAAGAAACACTTACAGATTCAAAATTGCCTTTAATTAAAAAAATGCTTGCAGATATTTATATCTTCAAAGGAGAAGACGATAAAGCTATTGCAGCAATTAAAGAAGCTAGAGCTGAAAATCCAGATGATGCAACTCTTATTATTGCTGAAGCTAATATTGAATATAAACTTGGTAATAATGATAAATATAAAAGCTTAATGGAGGAAGCCATTTTGAAGGATCCTAACAATGCAACGCTTCGTTATAATGTTGGTGTGATGACCATGAAGGAAGGCGAATATGAGACTGCTAGAGCGGCATTCAGTAAAGCTTTAGAATTTGATCCAACAATGAAAGATGCTGCGTTGAATATTTCTACTACTTATATTGAAGAAGGAAATAAACTTTTAGAAGAAATGAATAGTCTTGGTACATCTAGTGCTGATTTTGAGAGATATGATGAGTTAAAAGCTCAAAAAGTTAATCTGTTTCAAGAAGGAGCAAACATATTGGTTGAATTTTTAGAGGCTAATCCAGAAGGAAGTAATGGTATTTTTCAACAACTGAATAATATCTATTTAGCTGTTGGAGAAGTTGAAAAGGCTAAAATGTATAAAGCCATGATTAAAGAATAA